A DNA window from Sphingomonas profundi contains the following coding sequences:
- the grpE gene encoding nucleotide exchange factor GrpE — protein MNDDNMTNDNQAGEDVRDEATAEENPFARLEGELERLKNEVLYAQAETQNVRRRLEKEKQDAQAYAATGFARDLLSVADNMARALAAIPAELRSDEKLKPLVTGIEMTGKELDTVLQRNGVTKIEAMGAKLDPNRHQAIMEVEHESAEPGTVVHEMQSGYMIKDRLLRPAMVGVAKAGAATPKVDAQA, from the coding sequence ATGAACGACGACAATATGACCAACGACAACCAGGCCGGCGAGGATGTTCGCGACGAGGCGACCGCCGAGGAGAACCCGTTCGCCCGGCTGGAGGGCGAGCTGGAGCGGCTGAAGAACGAGGTGCTCTACGCGCAGGCCGAGACGCAGAATGTGCGCCGCCGGCTGGAGAAGGAGAAGCAGGACGCGCAGGCCTATGCCGCCACCGGCTTCGCCCGCGACCTGCTCTCCGTCGCCGACAACATGGCGCGCGCGCTGGCGGCGATCCCGGCCGAGCTGCGCTCCGACGAGAAGCTGAAGCCGCTCGTCACCGGCATCGAGATGACCGGCAAGGAGCTGGACACCGTGCTCCAGCGCAACGGCGTGACCAAGATCGAGGCGATGGGCGCCAAGCTGGACCCCAACCGCCATCAGGCGATCATGGAGGTGGAGCATGAGAGTGCCGAGCCCGGCACCGTGGTGCACGAGATGCAGTCCGGCTACATGATCAAGGATCGGCTGCTGCGGCCGGCGATGGTGGGCGTGGCCAAGGCGGGCGCCGCGACGCCGAAGGTGGACGCGCAGGCCTGA
- a CDS encoding DUF4258 domain-containing protein, whose translation MMGAVEIRSGSGHVLVGPPGLFPGVLRAHRRRYAAMQALFADPRAVTKLRWYWPRLGLGGEPRVASDTELRHAFEQALAHNRLVALYVPHAATAALPATLTTARVAPRPPGAGARGPVSGWSRAERIEEALRRSAAHVGPELRALLDQLLSARTVALMVAFCVAIVLAQLGGVSAAAIDAALLAIAYACAGFAGIQAVYEFIAAAVAAAEARDEAALDAAAKRFAHAFVKLGEAFLAWLLARLQAKKIGGQRTADGGGSGGPSAAGERPANAMVGRRSPGLENSSRQLKFPEGVPRNARGYVNGREFSGHAFDRMQERGLVPSAIEDAIRHGVPTPSGPNATVYHSAANGVTAIVDNVTGRVITVY comes from the coding sequence GTGATGGGCGCAGTGGAGATCCGATCGGGCAGCGGCCACGTGCTCGTCGGCCCGCCCGGCCTGTTCCCCGGCGTGCTGCGCGCCCACCGCAGGCGCTATGCCGCGATGCAGGCGCTGTTCGCCGATCCCCGCGCTGTCACGAAGCTGCGCTGGTACTGGCCCCGGCTGGGCCTGGGCGGGGAGCCGCGCGTCGCCTCCGACACCGAACTGCGGCACGCGTTCGAGCAGGCGCTCGCCCACAACCGGCTCGTCGCGCTCTATGTGCCGCACGCGGCGACGGCGGCGCTGCCGGCGACGCTGACGACGGCGCGGGTGGCGCCGCGTCCGCCGGGCGCGGGCGCGCGCGGGCCGGTTTCCGGCTGGAGCCGGGCCGAGCGGATCGAGGAGGCGCTGCGCCGCTCCGCCGCGCATGTCGGGCCGGAGCTGCGGGCGCTGCTGGACCAGCTGCTCTCGGCGCGGACGGTGGCGCTGATGGTCGCCTTCTGCGTGGCCATCGTGCTGGCGCAGCTGGGCGGCGTATCGGCGGCGGCGATCGATGCCGCGCTGCTGGCGATCGCCTATGCGTGTGCCGGCTTCGCGGGCATCCAGGCGGTGTACGAGTTCATCGCCGCCGCGGTCGCCGCGGCCGAAGCGCGCGACGAGGCCGCGCTGGACGCGGCGGCGAAGCGCTTCGCCCATGCCTTCGTGAAGCTGGGTGAGGCCTTTCTCGCCTGGCTGCTCGCCCGCCTGCAGGCGAAGAAGATCGGCGGGCAGCGGACGGCGGATGGCGGCGGCTCCGGTGGACCGAGCGCGGCGGGCGAACGTCCGGCGAATGCGATGGTCGGCCGCCGCTCTCCCGGGCTGGAGAACAGCAGCCGCCAGCTGAAATTTCCCGAAGGCGTGCCGCGCAACGCGCGCGGTTATGTGAACGGCCGCGAGTTCAGCGGGCACGCGTTCGATCGGATGCAGGAGCGGGGATTGGTGCCGAGCGCAATAGAGGACGCCATCCGGCATGGCGTTCCGACGCCGTCAGGCCCGAACGCCACGGTCTATCACAGCGCCGCAAATGGCGTGACGGCGATCGTCGACAATGTCACCGGCCGGGTCATCACGGTCTATTAG
- the dnaK gene encoding molecular chaperone DnaK, translating to MAKVIGIDLGTTNSCVAVMEGGKPKVIENSEGARTTPSIVAFAKDGERLIGQPAKRQAVTNPDSTIYAVKRLIGRRFDDPVTKKDTELVSYTIVKGANGDAWVKAGGEDYSPSQISAFTLQKMKETAESYLGETVTQAVITVPAYFNDAQRQATKDAGRIAGLEVLRIINEPTAAALAYGLEKQDGKTIAVYDLGGGTFDVSILEIGDGVFEVKATNGDTFLGGEDFDAKVVEYLASEFQKAEGIDLKKDRLALQRLKEAAEKAKIELSSAQSTEVNLPFITADATGPKHLVKTITRSDLERLVDDLIKRTQEPMRKALADAGVKAADISEVVLVGGMTRMPKVREAVKAFFGKEPHTGVNPDEVVAMGAAIQAGVLQGDVKDVLLLDVTPLSLGIETLGGVFTRMIDRNTTIPTKKSQTYSTADDNQGAVTIRVFQGEREMAADNKMLGQFDLVGIPPAPRGVPQIEVTFDIDANGIVHVTAKDKGTGKEQQIKIQASGGLSDADVDQMVRDAEKFAEEDKKRRAAAEAKNNAESLIHTTEQQLREHGDKIDAALKSEIEAAVAEARTAVEGGEPEAMTEKAQALAQVSMKLGQAIYEKEQAAAASPGAETGAAQADDGVVDAEFSEVDEDRKA from the coding sequence ATGGCAAAAGTAATCGGTATCGATCTGGGCACCACCAACAGCTGCGTCGCCGTGATGGAAGGCGGCAAGCCGAAGGTGATCGAGAATAGCGAAGGCGCGCGCACCACGCCCTCGATCGTCGCGTTCGCCAAGGATGGCGAGCGGCTGATCGGGCAGCCGGCCAAGCGCCAGGCGGTGACGAACCCGGACAGCACCATCTACGCGGTGAAGCGCCTGATCGGCCGCCGCTTCGACGACCCGGTGACGAAGAAGGACACCGAGCTGGTGTCGTACACCATCGTCAAGGGCGCCAACGGCGATGCGTGGGTGAAGGCCGGCGGCGAGGATTACTCGCCCTCGCAGATTTCCGCCTTCACCTTGCAGAAGATGAAGGAAACCGCCGAGTCGTATCTCGGCGAGACGGTGACGCAGGCGGTCATCACGGTGCCGGCCTATTTTAATGACGCCCAGCGGCAGGCGACCAAGGATGCCGGCCGCATCGCCGGGCTTGAGGTGCTGCGCATCATCAACGAGCCGACGGCGGCGGCGCTGGCCTACGGCCTGGAGAAGCAGGACGGCAAGACTATCGCCGTCTACGATCTGGGCGGCGGCACGTTCGACGTCTCCATCCTGGAGATCGGCGACGGCGTGTTCGAGGTGAAGGCGACCAACGGCGACACCTTCCTGGGCGGCGAGGATTTCGACGCCAAGGTGGTCGAGTATCTCGCGTCGGAGTTCCAGAAGGCCGAGGGCATCGACCTGAAGAAGGATCGCCTCGCCTTGCAGCGGCTGAAGGAAGCCGCCGAGAAGGCGAAGATCGAGCTTTCCTCCGCCCAGTCGACCGAGGTCAACCTGCCGTTCATCACGGCCGACGCGACCGGGCCGAAGCATCTCGTCAAGACGATCACCCGATCCGATCTGGAGCGGCTGGTGGACGACCTGATCAAGCGCACGCAGGAGCCGATGCGCAAGGCGCTGGCCGATGCCGGCGTGAAGGCGGCCGACATCTCTGAGGTGGTGCTGGTGGGCGGCATGACGCGCATGCCCAAGGTGCGCGAGGCGGTGAAGGCCTTCTTCGGCAAGGAGCCGCACACCGGCGTCAACCCGGACGAAGTGGTCGCGATGGGCGCCGCCATCCAGGCGGGCGTGCTGCAGGGCGACGTGAAGGACGTGCTGCTGCTGGACGTGACGCCGCTGTCGCTGGGCATCGAGACGCTGGGTGGCGTGTTCACCCGCATGATCGATCGCAACACGACGATCCCGACCAAGAAGTCGCAGACCTACTCCACGGCGGACGACAATCAGGGCGCCGTCACCATCCGCGTGTTCCAGGGCGAGCGCGAGATGGCGGCGGACAACAAGATGCTGGGCCAGTTCGATCTCGTCGGCATCCCGCCGGCGCCGCGCGGCGTGCCGCAGATCGAGGTGACGTTCGACATCGACGCGAACGGCATCGTCCACGTCACCGCCAAGGACAAGGGCACCGGCAAGGAGCAGCAGATCAAGATCCAGGCTTCGGGCGGTCTCAGCGACGCCGATGTCGACCAGATGGTCCGCGATGCCGAGAAGTTCGCCGAGGAGGACAAGAAGCGCCGTGCGGCGGCCGAGGCGAAGAACAATGCCGAGAGCCTGATCCACACGACCGAGCAGCAGCTGCGCGAGCATGGCGACAAGATCGACGCCGCGCTGAAGTCCGAGATCGAGGCGGCGGTGGCCGAGGCGCGGACGGCGGTCGAGGGTGGCGAGCCCGAGGCGATGACCGAGAAGGCGCAGGCGCTGGCGCAGGTGTCGATGAAGCTCGGCCAGGCGATCTACGAGAAGGAGCAGGCGGCGGCCGCTTCGCCGGGTGCGGAGACGGGTGCGGCGCAGGCCGACGACGGTGTGGTCGATGCCGAATTCTCGGAAGTCGACGAGGATCGGAAGGCGTAA
- a CDS encoding copper chaperone PCu(A)C: MRLPILAALLCLGAAACQPAAPDVVAVKYAWARLSPVPGRPAALYFTLTGAAAPERLVAIESARVQRIELHESMGGGMHGMSGMRPLAGVDVPVGGSALFQPGGKHAMLFGVDPALKPGAALPLRFRFASGKVTAAEAKTIGAGDAAPAE; this comes from the coding sequence ATGCGCCTGCCGATCCTCGCCGCCCTGCTGTGCCTTGGCGCGGCCGCCTGCCAGCCGGCCGCGCCGGATGTCGTGGCGGTGAAATATGCCTGGGCTCGCCTCTCGCCGGTGCCGGGCCGGCCGGCCGCACTCTACTTCACCCTCACCGGCGCCGCCGCGCCGGAGCGGCTGGTCGCGATCGAGAGCGCCAGGGTGCAGCGCATCGAGCTGCACGAGAGCATGGGCGGCGGCATGCACGGCATGAGCGGGATGCGGCCGCTCGCCGGCGTGGACGTGCCGGTCGGCGGATCGGCGCTGTTCCAGCCGGGCGGCAAGCATGCGATGCTGTTCGGCGTCGATCCGGCGCTGAAGCCCGGCGCCGCCCTGCCGCTGCGCTTCCGCTTCGCCAGCGGCAAGGTGACGGCGGCCGAGGCGAAGACCATCGGCGCGGGGGATGCGGCGCCGGCGGAGTAG
- the purB gene encoding adenylosuccinate lyase, with product MIPRYSRPEMVAIWAPETKFRIWFEIEAHATDALADLGVVPREAAAALWRWWETKPAIDVAAIDAIEAVTKHDVIAFLTWVAENVGEEARFMHQGMTSSDVLDTCLSVQLAQATDLLLADLDRLLAVLKRRAHEHKLTPTIGRSHGIHAEPVTFGLKLAQAYAEFDRNRTRLIAARADIATCAISGAVGTFANIDPRVEAHVAAKMGLTVEPVSTQVIPRDRHAMYFATLGVIASSIERLATEVRHLQRTEVLEAEEYFSPGQKGSSAMPHKRNPVLTENLTGLARMVRGYVTPALENVALWHERDISHSSVERYIGPDATITLDFALARLTGVIDKLLVYPERMQRNLDRMGGLVHSQRVLLALTQAGISREDSYRLVQQNAMKVWESDGALSLLELLKADPEISAKLSAADLEERFDLGYHLAQVDTIFARVFGD from the coding sequence ATGATCCCGCGCTACTCGCGACCCGAGATGGTCGCCATCTGGGCGCCCGAGACGAAGTTCCGCATCTGGTTCGAGATCGAGGCGCACGCCACCGATGCGCTGGCCGATCTCGGCGTGGTGCCCAGGGAGGCGGCGGCGGCGCTGTGGCGCTGGTGGGAGACGAAGCCCGCGATCGACGTGGCCGCGATCGACGCGATCGAGGCCGTCACCAAGCATGACGTGATCGCCTTCCTCACCTGGGTGGCGGAGAATGTGGGCGAGGAAGCCCGCTTCATGCACCAGGGCATGACCTCGTCCGACGTGCTCGACACCTGCCTGTCGGTCCAGCTCGCGCAGGCGACCGATCTGCTGCTCGCCGATCTCGACCGGCTGCTCGCCGTGCTGAAGCGGCGCGCCCATGAGCACAAGCTGACCCCCACGATCGGCCGCAGCCACGGCATCCATGCCGAGCCGGTGACGTTCGGCCTGAAGCTGGCCCAGGCCTATGCCGAGTTCGATCGCAATCGCACCCGCCTGATCGCCGCCCGCGCCGACATCGCCACCTGCGCGATCTCCGGCGCGGTCGGCACCTTCGCCAATATCGATCCGCGGGTGGAGGCGCATGTCGCGGCAAAGATGGGGCTCACGGTGGAGCCCGTCTCCACCCAGGTCATCCCGCGCGATCGCCATGCGATGTATTTCGCCACCCTGGGTGTGATCGCCTCCTCCATCGAGCGGCTGGCGACGGAGGTCCGCCACCTCCAGCGCACCGAGGTGCTGGAGGCGGAGGAGTATTTCTCGCCCGGGCAGAAGGGCTCGTCGGCCATGCCGCACAAGCGCAACCCGGTCCTGACCGAGAACCTCACCGGCCTCGCCCGCATGGTGCGCGGCTACGTCACGCCGGCGCTGGAGAATGTGGCGCTGTGGCATGAGCGGGACATCAGCCACTCCTCCGTCGAGCGGTATATCGGGCCGGACGCCACGATCACGCTCGATTTCGCGCTGGCCCGGCTGACCGGCGTGATCGACAAGCTGCTCGTCTATCCGGAGCGGATGCAGCGCAACCTGGATCGCATGGGCGGGCTCGTCCACTCGCAGCGCGTGCTGCTGGCGCTGACGCAGGCCGGCATCAGCCGCGAGGACAGCTACCGCCTCGTCCAGCAGAATGCGATGAAGGTGTGGGAGTCGGACGGCGCCCTCTCGCTGCTGGAGCTGCTGAAAGCCGATCCGGAGATAAGCGCGAAACTCTCCGCTGCAGACCTCGAGGAGAGGTTCGATCTCGGCTACCATCTGGCGCAGGTCGACACGATTTTCGCGCGTGTGTTCGGCGACTGA
- a CDS encoding DUF484 family protein encodes MGQLIDFETSGVASLRRRVAEVEEANQDLIAFARGHSGAVSAIHEAALAAVDADGLDHLVHVVTQAWPYTLGLDAVALALFTDDQAVRADMTGLHQVERRIVERAMEGVGTVVLRGVERGHPLFGPASDLIRAEALIRLDGPPPLQVGVLMLGQRRPQGFETRHGSELLVFLGRVVSRMMARWLPHPR; translated from the coding sequence ATGGGCCAGCTGATCGACTTCGAGACTTCGGGCGTCGCATCGCTGCGGCGGCGCGTGGCCGAGGTGGAGGAGGCCAATCAGGATCTGATCGCCTTTGCGCGCGGCCATTCCGGCGCGGTCTCCGCCATCCACGAGGCGGCGCTGGCGGCGGTGGACGCGGACGGGCTGGATCATCTGGTCCACGTCGTCACGCAGGCATGGCCGTACACGCTGGGCCTGGACGCCGTGGCGCTCGCCTTGTTCACCGACGATCAGGCCGTGCGCGCCGACATGACCGGGCTGCACCAGGTGGAGCGACGCATCGTCGAGCGGGCGATGGAAGGCGTCGGCACGGTGGTGCTGCGCGGGGTTGAGCGGGGCCATCCGCTGTTCGGCCCGGCATCCGATCTGATCCGGGCGGAGGCGCTGATCCGGCTGGACGGGCCGCCGCCGCTGCAGGTGGGCGTGCTGATGCTGGGCCAGCGCCGTCCGCAGGGTTTCGAGACGCGGCACGGTTCCGAACTGCTCGTCTTCCTCGGGCGCGTGGTATCGCGCATGATGGCGCGATGGCTGCCGCACCCCCGCTGA
- a CDS encoding DUF2501 domain-containing protein gives MRHILFGAALAAGIMLAPAAAVAQQAGAQSGGGLGGLMGGSGGLLGGVLPDVGGSTMSNATGLLSYCVKNNLLGATTNAKSALGKLMGQQGVTASDEFAQGQSGELVTENGTGLSLDSMKGKVKSKVCGMVLQHARSFL, from the coding sequence ATGAGGCACATCCTGTTCGGCGCGGCGCTGGCCGCGGGCATCATGCTGGCGCCGGCGGCCGCCGTGGCGCAGCAGGCGGGCGCGCAGTCCGGCGGAGGTCTCGGCGGGCTGATGGGCGGGAGTGGCGGTCTGCTCGGCGGCGTGCTGCCCGACGTCGGCGGATCGACTATGAGCAACGCCACCGGCCTGCTGAGCTATTGCGTGAAGAACAATCTGCTGGGGGCCACCACCAACGCGAAGTCGGCGCTGGGCAAGCTGATGGGGCAGCAGGGCGTCACCGCCTCCGACGAGTTCGCCCAGGGGCAGAGCGGCGAGCTGGTGACGGAGAACGGGACCGGCCTGTCGCTGGACTCGATGAAGGGCAAGGTGAAGTCGAAGGTGTGCGGCATGGTGCTGCAACACGCCCGCTCGTTCCTGTAG
- the dnaJ gene encoding molecular chaperone DnaJ — protein sequence MADTEYYELLEVERTADDKTIKSSYRRLAMICHPDRNPGCKDSEAKFKAISEAYDCLKDPQKRAAYDRFGKAAFQNGGMGGGRGGPQDMGGFSDIFENIFGEFMGGQRGGRAGPARGADLRYDMEITLEDAFHGKATQITVDVAAPCDTCDGTGSRGGTGAKTCKTCAGHGKVRAQQGFFVVERTCPTCHGAGQMIVDPCQACHGEGRVDKAKTLSVNIPAGVDEGTRIRLTGEGEAGARGAPAGDLYIFIHVVRHALFEREGTTLFARCPVSFTTAALGGIIEVPGLDGQRHEIRIPAGIQSGKQLRQRGAGMPVLNTRGAGDMVVQIDVETPTRLSTRQKELLEEFRATETGAECPQSEGFFSRIKGMFAAD from the coding sequence ATGGCTGACACCGAATATTACGAGCTGCTCGAAGTCGAGCGCACGGCGGACGACAAGACGATCAAGTCGTCCTATCGCCGTCTCGCGATGATCTGCCACCCGGATCGCAATCCGGGCTGCAAGGACAGCGAGGCGAAGTTCAAGGCGATCAGCGAGGCCTATGACTGCCTGAAGGATCCGCAGAAGCGCGCGGCCTATGATCGCTTCGGCAAGGCCGCCTTCCAGAATGGCGGCATGGGTGGTGGACGCGGCGGCCCGCAGGACATGGGCGGCTTCTCCGACATATTCGAGAATATCTTCGGCGAGTTCATGGGCGGCCAGCGGGGCGGCCGGGCAGGGCCGGCGCGCGGTGCCGACCTGCGCTACGACATGGAGATCACGCTGGAGGACGCCTTCCACGGCAAGGCGACGCAGATCACCGTCGACGTCGCGGCGCCGTGCGACACGTGCGACGGCACCGGATCGCGCGGCGGCACCGGCGCCAAGACCTGCAAGACGTGCGCCGGCCACGGCAAGGTGCGGGCGCAGCAGGGCTTCTTCGTCGTCGAGCGGACGTGCCCGACGTGCCACGGCGCGGGGCAGATGATCGTCGATCCGTGCCAGGCCTGCCACGGCGAGGGCCGGGTGGACAAGGCCAAGACGCTGTCGGTGAACATCCCCGCCGGCGTCGACGAGGGCACCCGCATCCGCCTGACCGGCGAGGGCGAGGCGGGTGCGCGCGGCGCGCCGGCCGGCGACCTCTACATCTTCATCCACGTGGTGCGGCACGCCCTGTTCGAGCGCGAGGGGACGACCCTGTTCGCGCGCTGCCCCGTCTCGTTCACCACGGCGGCGCTTGGCGGGATCATCGAGGTGCCGGGGCTGGACGGCCAGCGGCACGAGATCCGCATCCCGGCCGGCATCCAGTCCGGCAAGCAGCTGCGCCAGCGCGGGGCCGGCATGCCGGTGCTGAACACGCGCGGCGCCGGCGACATGGTGGTGCAGATCGACGTCGAGACGCCGACCCGCCTCTCGACCCGCCAGAAGGAGCTGCTGGAGGAGTTTCGCGCGACCGAGACGGGTGCCGAGTGCCCGCAATCGGAAGGCTTCTTCTCGCGCATCAAGGGCATGTTCGCGGCGGATTGA
- a CDS encoding aromatic ring-hydroxylating dioxygenase subunit alpha, which yields MYPFKPGHVFVRDTWYVAALSAEIDAGMIERRILDEPVLLYRTEAGDPVAMAGLCPHRRLPLAMGRRVGDAVQCAYHGITFGPDGSCLRVPSQASPGSRMRVRTYPVVERWNWVWIWTGDPAAADPALIPDHGEMGLRDGWEATPAEHYAVPARYQLLIENLQDLSHISYLHGAYVEDAAWTETPVQTMFEGGGMRSARISHDTPLSGFNAWCFPDAAPRVDQELRSVFKSPGVTYSGPIVGETPGEACNGRYLGTMFAVHAITPETPRSTHYFSTTTRDFRTGDTAFSEELHRMDIEVRMQDVVALGAIERHLSDESRLAPEISVAADTPALHVRRLVEKMIAAEQAA from the coding sequence ATGTATCCGTTCAAGCCCGGCCACGTCTTCGTTCGCGATACTTGGTATGTCGCCGCTCTCTCCGCGGAGATCGACGCCGGGATGATCGAGCGGCGCATCCTGGACGAGCCCGTCCTGCTCTACCGCACGGAAGCCGGCGATCCGGTGGCGATGGCCGGCCTCTGCCCGCACCGGCGGCTGCCGCTGGCCATGGGGCGGCGGGTGGGCGATGCCGTGCAGTGCGCCTATCACGGCATCACCTTCGGCCCCGACGGCTCCTGCCTGCGCGTCCCCTCGCAGGCATCCCCGGGCAGCCGGATGCGGGTGCGCACCTATCCCGTCGTCGAACGGTGGAACTGGGTGTGGATCTGGACCGGCGACCCCGCCGCCGCCGATCCCGCGCTGATACCCGACCATGGCGAGATGGGCCTGCGCGACGGCTGGGAGGCGACGCCGGCCGAACATTATGCCGTGCCCGCGCGCTACCAGCTGCTGATCGAGAACCTCCAGGATCTCAGCCACATCAGCTACCTGCACGGCGCCTATGTGGAGGATGCGGCGTGGACCGAGACGCCGGTGCAGACGATGTTCGAGGGTGGCGGCATGCGCTCCGCCCGCATCTCGCACGATACGCCACTCTCCGGCTTCAACGCCTGGTGCTTCCCCGATGCCGCGCCGCGCGTGGATCAGGAGCTGCGCTCCGTCTTCAAGTCGCCCGGCGTCACCTATAGCGGGCCGATCGTCGGCGAGACGCCGGGCGAGGCGTGCAATGGCCGCTATCTCGGCACGATGTTCGCCGTCCACGCGATCACGCCGGAAACGCCCCGCTCGACTCATTATTTCTCCACCACCACTCGCGACTTCCGCACCGGCGACACCGCGTTCAGCGAGGAGCTGCACCGGATGGACATCGAGGTGCGCATGCAGGACGTCGTCGCGCTCGGCGCGATCGAGCGCCACCTGAGCGACGAGAGCCGCCTGGCTCCGGAAATCTCGGTCGCCGCCGACACGCCCGCTCTCCACGTGCGCCGGCTGGTGGAGAAGATGATCGCCGCCGAGCAGGCGGCCTGA
- a CDS encoding DedA family protein yields the protein MADIVRQWIEQSGYLGVALLMFLETVFPPIPSEVIMPLSGLQAQRGTMSLAGVIAAGTAGAMLGNILWYVAARWLGIDRFRPLVERFGRLLTLDWREVQRADDFFDRWEKWFVCLGRMMPTIRSLVSVPAGLFGMRPVPFVLWSTLGTTGWTGALASAGYLLGRNWRDVDAWLGPLSTGIMLVLLAWYLFRVATWKPRQG from the coding sequence GTGGCTGACATCGTCCGTCAGTGGATCGAGCAGTCGGGCTATCTCGGCGTCGCCCTGCTGATGTTCCTGGAAACGGTGTTCCCGCCGATCCCGTCGGAGGTCATCATGCCGCTCTCCGGCCTGCAGGCGCAGCGCGGCACCATGAGCCTGGCGGGCGTGATCGCCGCCGGCACGGCCGGCGCGATGCTGGGCAACATCCTCTGGTACGTCGCCGCCCGCTGGCTCGGCATCGATCGCTTCCGCCCGCTGGTGGAGCGGTTCGGCCGCCTGCTGACGCTCGACTGGCGGGAGGTGCAGCGCGCCGACGACTTCTTCGATCGATGGGAGAAGTGGTTCGTCTGCCTGGGCCGGATGATGCCGACGATCCGATCGCTGGTGTCGGTGCCGGCCGGCCTGTTCGGGATGAGGCCGGTGCCGTTCGTGCTGTGGTCGACCCTCGGCACCACCGGGTGGACGGGCGCGCTCGCCTCCGCCGGCTATCTGCTGGGGCGGAACTGGCGCGATGTGGATGCTTGGCTCGGCCCGCTCTCCACCGGCATCATGCTGGTGCTGCTGGCCTGGTATCTGTTCCGCGTCGCCACGTGGAAGCCGCGACAGGGCTGA
- a CDS encoding tyrosine recombinase XerC: MAAAPPLTLDDHPARALAAAWGEHLRQDRRRSDHTVRAYVATAHRLVAFLGGHRGAAVDAALLATLDQADLRAFLAARRDTIGNASAARELSAVRGFLAFAGTAAPKLRGPRVKKGVPRPVSPADAIALAEDAADAAGAPWIAARDLAVLLLLYGAGLRVGEAVGLTAAVLPLGATIRVTGKRAKTRVVPLLPKVRVAIEAYLALCPYPAAPDAALFRGAKGGPLSADLVRKAVRGARGRLGLSERTTPHALRHSFATHLLGRGADLRSLQELLGHASLSSTQIYTAVDAAHLLDVYRNAHPRA, from the coding sequence ATGGCTGCCGCACCCCCGCTGACCCTAGACGACCATCCCGCCCGCGCGCTGGCGGCGGCGTGGGGCGAGCATCTGCGGCAGGACCGACGCCGATCCGATCATACCGTGCGGGCCTATGTGGCGACGGCGCACCGGCTGGTGGCGTTCCTGGGCGGGCATCGCGGAGCGGCGGTGGATGCGGCGCTGCTGGCGACGCTCGATCAGGCGGACCTGCGCGCCTTTCTGGCGGCCCGGCGGGACACGATCGGCAATGCCTCGGCCGCGCGGGAGCTGTCCGCCGTGCGCGGCTTCCTGGCCTTTGCCGGCACGGCCGCGCCCAAGCTGCGCGGCCCGCGCGTGAAGAAGGGCGTGCCGCGCCCGGTCTCCCCCGCCGATGCGATCGCCCTGGCCGAGGACGCCGCCGATGCGGCCGGCGCGCCGTGGATCGCCGCGCGCGATCTGGCGGTGCTGCTGCTGCTCTACGGCGCCGGGCTGCGCGTGGGGGAGGCGGTGGGCCTTACGGCGGCGGTGCTGCCGCTCGGCGCCACCATCCGCGTCACCGGCAAGCGCGCCAAGACGCGGGTGGTGCCGCTGCTGCCCAAGGTGCGCGTGGCGATCGAGGCATATCTGGCGCTGTGCCCCTATCCTGCAGCGCCGGACGCGGCGTTGTTCCGGGGGGCGAAGGGCGGGCCGCTCTCGGCCGATCTGGTGCGCAAGGCGGTGCGCGGCGCGCGCGGCCGGCTGGGGCTAAGCGAGCGGACGACGCCGCACGCGCTGCGCCACAGCTTCGCCACCCACCTGCTTGGGCGCGGCGCCGACCTGCGATCGCTGCAGGAACTGCTGGGCCATGCCAGCCTCTCCTCGACGCAGATCTACACGGCGGTGGATGCGGCGCACCTGCTGGACGTGTACCGCAACGCCCACCCCCGCGCCTGA